A single Pseudomonas putida DNA region contains:
- a CDS encoding C40 family peptidase yields the protein MAMMARFAFLSLVALLAACSSRAPAPAPVVQPQITYSQPEGSPLADDVLIRAIGLVGTPYRWGGNTPDSGFDCSGLIGYVYRDAAGISLPRSTREMIVMRAPTVDISALQSGDLVFFATGGGSQVSHAGIYVGEGRFVHAPSTGGTVRLDYLSNSYWSKAYLQAKRVIPQGNLAQNR from the coding sequence ATGGCGATGATGGCGCGCTTCGCATTTCTTTCCCTGGTGGCATTGCTAGCCGCCTGCTCCAGCCGTGCCCCGGCACCGGCCCCTGTGGTGCAGCCACAAATCACCTACAGCCAGCCCGAGGGCTCGCCACTGGCTGACGACGTGCTGATCCGTGCGATCGGCCTGGTCGGCACGCCTTACCGCTGGGGTGGCAACACGCCGGACTCCGGGTTCGATTGCAGCGGCCTGATCGGCTACGTGTACCGCGACGCTGCCGGCATCAGCCTGCCGCGCTCGACCCGCGAGATGATCGTCATGCGTGCGCCGACCGTGGATATCAGCGCGCTGCAGTCGGGAGACCTGGTGTTTTTCGCCACCGGTGGCGGCTCGCAGGTCAGTCACGCGGGTATCTATGTGGGCGAAGGGCGTTTCGTGCATGCACCCTCTACCGGCGGCACCGTGCGCCTGGACTACCTGTCCAACAGCTACTGGTCCAAGGCCTACCTGCAGGCCAAACGCGTGATTCCCCAAGGGAATCTCGCGCAGAACCGTTGA
- a CDS encoding PQQ-dependent sugar dehydrogenase, producing the protein MKRTVMLLPWTLLACLGGCGDTAHLKVSDGSGPLPQLPPPRQSLIPTVNIAPATGWPHGAKPKSAPGTQVQAFADNLEHPRWLYVLPNGDVLVAETNAPPKPDDGKGLRGWFMGKAMKRAGAGVASANRITLLRDADHDGVAEIRTPFIEGLNSPFGMVLVGKDFYVADTDQLLRFHYEPGAMQIAGEGHKVTDLPGGPLNHHWTKNVIASPDGSKLYVTVGSNSNVGENGLDKEQGRAAIWEVDPASGQHRLFASGLRNPNGLAWQPDSGALWTAVNERDEIGSDLVPDYITSVKDGGFYGWPYSYYGQHVDARVAPQNPQKVATALVPDYAVGPHTASLGLAFAEPGVLPSPFDRGAFVGQHGSWNRKPHSGYKVIFIPFDSAGKPAGKPIDLLTGFLDEDGKAKGRPVGVINDQRGGVLVADDVGNVVWRVTKAR; encoded by the coding sequence ATGAAACGCACCGTCATGCTGTTGCCGTGGACATTGCTCGCCTGCCTTGGAGGCTGCGGCGACACTGCCCACCTGAAGGTGAGCGATGGCAGCGGCCCCTTGCCGCAACTTCCGCCACCCCGCCAGAGCCTGATCCCGACCGTCAACATCGCCCCTGCCACAGGTTGGCCGCACGGGGCTAAACCCAAGTCAGCCCCGGGCACCCAGGTACAGGCATTTGCCGACAACCTCGAACACCCGCGCTGGCTCTACGTGCTCCCCAATGGTGACGTCCTGGTTGCCGAGACCAACGCCCCGCCCAAGCCTGACGACGGCAAGGGGCTGCGAGGCTGGTTCATGGGCAAGGCGATGAAACGGGCCGGTGCCGGCGTAGCCAGCGCCAACCGCATCACCTTACTGCGCGACGCCGACCACGACGGCGTCGCAGAAATTCGCACACCGTTCATCGAAGGCCTCAATTCCCCCTTCGGCATGGTGTTGGTGGGCAAGGACTTCTACGTCGCCGATACCGACCAGCTGCTGCGCTTCCACTATGAACCGGGAGCGATGCAGATTGCCGGGGAAGGCCACAAGGTCACCGACCTGCCAGGCGGCCCGCTCAACCATCACTGGACCAAGAACGTGATCGCCAGCCCCGACGGCAGCAAGCTCTACGTGACCGTAGGCTCCAACAGCAATGTCGGCGAGAACGGCCTGGACAAGGAGCAGGGGCGCGCAGCGATCTGGGAGGTGGACCCGGCCAGCGGCCAGCATCGCCTGTTCGCATCAGGCCTGCGCAATCCGAACGGCTTGGCCTGGCAGCCAGACAGCGGAGCACTGTGGACAGCGGTCAATGAGCGTGACGAGATCGGCAGCGACCTGGTGCCGGACTACATCACCTCGGTCAAGGACGGCGGCTTCTATGGCTGGCCGTACAGCTACTACGGGCAGCATGTGGATGCACGGGTTGCGCCCCAGAACCCGCAGAAAGTCGCCACGGCGCTCGTGCCGGACTATGCCGTAGGCCCACATACGGCGTCACTGGGGCTGGCCTTCGCCGAGCCCGGCGTACTGCCCTCGCCATTCGATCGCGGAGCGTTCGTGGGCCAGCATGGCTCTTGGAACCGTAAGCCGCACAGTGGCTACAAGGTAATTTTCATACCGTTCGACAGCGCCGGAAAACCCGCAGGCAAGCCTATAGACCTGCTGACCGGCTTTCTCGACGAGGATGGCAAGGCCAAAGGGAGACCGGTGGGCGTCATCAACGACCAGCGCGGTGGCGTGCTGGTCGCCGATGACGTGGGCAACGTGGTGTGGCGAGTGACCAAGGCACGCTAG
- a CDS encoding LysR family transcriptional regulator, translating to MNPTQDLGFFHLLAKQGSLAATARELGVTPPAVSKRLAALEARLGIRLVNRTTRSMSLTAEGELYFAHAARILAQVDEVEQLLGQHRAEPKGLIRVNASLGFGRRYIGPALADFYARHPDIEVQLEISDHPLDLASHGFDLGIRFGTLPDASFHARKIASNRRLLCASPLYLEKHGTPQKLSELAQHNCIFLRQNESPYGVWRFTSGGRTQNIKVQGALSCNDGEVALNWALQGHGILLRAEWDIARYVRSGRLRLLLEDQTPTRADVYAVYPQQLHLSARVRRLIDFLTERFERIDHLDLEEAG from the coding sequence ATGAATCCGACACAGGACCTGGGCTTCTTCCACCTGCTGGCCAAGCAAGGCAGCCTGGCCGCCACAGCACGCGAACTGGGCGTGACCCCACCGGCAGTGAGCAAACGCCTGGCCGCGCTGGAAGCACGCCTGGGCATTCGCCTGGTCAACCGCACCACCCGTTCCATGAGCCTGACTGCAGAGGGCGAGCTGTACTTCGCCCATGCCGCGCGAATCCTCGCCCAGGTCGACGAGGTGGAGCAGTTGCTCGGCCAGCACCGCGCGGAGCCCAAAGGGCTGATCCGGGTGAATGCTTCACTGGGTTTCGGCCGGCGCTACATTGGCCCGGCCCTGGCAGACTTCTATGCGCGCCATCCAGATATCGAAGTGCAACTGGAGATCAGTGACCACCCACTGGACCTGGCGTCGCACGGCTTTGACCTGGGCATACGTTTCGGCACCCTGCCGGACGCCTCCTTCCACGCCCGCAAGATCGCCTCCAACCGCCGCCTGCTGTGCGCCTCGCCCCTGTACCTGGAAAAGCACGGCACCCCACAGAAGCTTTCGGAACTGGCCCAGCACAACTGCATTTTCTTGCGCCAGAACGAATCGCCGTATGGCGTATGGCGCTTCACCAGTGGCGGCCGCACGCAGAACATCAAGGTACAGGGCGCGCTCAGTTGCAATGACGGGGAAGTGGCACTGAACTGGGCCTTGCAGGGGCACGGTATCTTGCTACGCGCAGAATGGGACATCGCCCGCTATGTGCGCAGCGGGCGCCTGCGGCTGTTGCTGGAGGACCAGACCCCGACACGGGCCGATGTCTACGCGGTATATCCGCAGCAATTGCATTTGTCGGCACGGGTACGACGCCTGATCGATTTTCTCACCGAGCGTTTCGAACGCATCGATCACCTGGACCTGGAAGAGGCCGGTTAA
- a CDS encoding tartrate dehydrogenase — protein MNNYKIAAIPGDGIGVEVIAAGVEVLQALAARRGTFTMDFEHFDWGSERYLREGQYIPEDGLESLKAFDAIFFGAVGSQEVPDHVSLWGLRLPICQGFDQYANVRPARVLPGVSSPLAKGKAIDWVIVRENSEGEYSGSGGRVHQGLPIKVATEVSTFTRVGVERIHRFAFELARTRPAKHLTLVTKSNAQRHGMVLWDEVFAQVAKDYPDVRTTRELVDAVTTTMVLKPEQLDVVVATNLHADILSDLAAALSGSLGIAPTANLNPGREFPSMFEPIHGSAFDITGKGVANPIATFWTAVMMLEHLGEAAAARELMAAIEAVTESGLHTPDLGGNATTRAVTDAVLALLRR, from the coding sequence ATGAACAACTACAAGATCGCCGCCATCCCGGGTGACGGCATCGGCGTCGAAGTGATCGCGGCGGGTGTGGAAGTACTGCAGGCCCTGGCTGCCAGGCGCGGTACCTTCACCATGGATTTCGAACACTTCGACTGGGGCTCGGAACGTTACCTGCGTGAGGGCCAGTACATTCCCGAGGATGGCCTGGAGTCACTCAAGGCGTTTGACGCCATCTTCTTCGGTGCCGTGGGCAGCCAGGAGGTGCCTGATCATGTGTCTCTGTGGGGGCTGCGCCTGCCGATCTGCCAGGGCTTCGACCAGTACGCCAACGTGCGCCCGGCGCGCGTGCTGCCCGGGGTTAGCAGCCCGCTGGCCAAGGGCAAGGCCATCGACTGGGTGATCGTGCGCGAAAACTCCGAAGGCGAATACTCCGGCAGCGGTGGCCGAGTACACCAAGGCCTGCCGATCAAGGTGGCTACCGAGGTCTCGACGTTTACCCGCGTGGGCGTGGAGCGCATCCACCGCTTCGCTTTCGAACTGGCCCGCACCCGGCCGGCGAAGCACCTGACGCTGGTGACCAAGTCCAACGCCCAGCGCCACGGCATGGTGCTGTGGGATGAGGTGTTCGCGCAGGTGGCCAAGGATTACCCGGATGTGCGCACCACCCGCGAACTGGTGGACGCCGTGACCACCACCATGGTGCTCAAGCCCGAGCAGCTGGATGTGGTGGTGGCGACCAACCTGCATGCCGACATTCTCTCGGACCTGGCCGCCGCGTTGTCCGGCAGCCTGGGCATCGCGCCCACCGCCAACCTCAACCCGGGCCGCGAGTTCCCATCGATGTTCGAACCGATCCACGGCTCGGCCTTCGACATCACCGGCAAGGGCGTGGCCAACCCGATCGCCACCTTCTGGACCGCAGTGATGATGCTTGAACACCTGGGCGAAGCCGCTGCTGCGCGCGAGCTGATGGCGGCCATCGAAGCGGTGACCGAAAGTGGCCTGCACACGCCGGACCTGGGCGGCAACGCCACTACTCGAGCAGTGACCGATGCCGTGCTGGCGCTGCTGCGCCGCTGA
- the cobO gene encoding cob(I)yrinic acid a,c-diamide adenosyltransferase produces the protein MSESTDRDERHLARMQRKKAVIDERIANSPNECGLLLVLTGNGKGKSSSAFGMLARALGHGMQCGVVQFIKGRNSTGEELFFRRFPEQVRYHVMGEGFTWETQDRQRDIAAAEAAWAVSRALLQDPSVQFVVLDELNIALKHGYLDLDQVLSDIQARPPMQHVIVTGRAAKPEMIELADTVTEMGMLKHAFQAGIRAQKGVEL, from the coding sequence ATGAGCGAATCCACCGACCGCGACGAACGCCACCTGGCGCGCATGCAGCGCAAGAAGGCGGTCATCGACGAGCGCATCGCCAATTCCCCCAATGAATGCGGCCTGCTGCTGGTGCTCACCGGCAACGGCAAGGGCAAGAGCAGTTCGGCCTTCGGCATGCTCGCTCGCGCCCTGGGTCATGGCATGCAGTGCGGCGTGGTGCAGTTCATCAAGGGCCGCAACAGCACCGGCGAGGAGCTGTTCTTCCGCCGTTTCCCCGAGCAGGTGCGCTACCACGTGATGGGCGAGGGGTTCACCTGGGAGACCCAGGACCGTCAGCGTGACATCGCTGCCGCCGAAGCTGCCTGGGCGGTATCGCGCGCGCTGCTGCAAGACCCGAGCGTGCAGTTCGTGGTGCTCGACGAGCTGAACATCGCCCTCAAGCACGGCTACCTCGATCTGGACCAAGTGCTGAGTGACATTCAGGCCCGGCCACCGATGCAGCATGTGATCGTCACCGGTCGCGCAGCCAAGCCTGAAATGATCGAACTGGCCGATACCGTCACCGAGATGGGGATGCTCAAGCATGCCTTCCAGGCCGGTATCCGCGCGCAGAAGGGCGTCGAACTGTGA
- a CDS encoding cobyrinate a,c-diamide synthase, translating into MSETRSCPAVLIAAPASGQGKTTVTAALARLHRNLGRKVQVFKCGPDFLDPMILERASGAPVYQLDLWMIGAEESRRLLWQAAQEADLILIEGVMGLFDGTPSSADLARHFGVPVLAVIDGTAMAQTFGALALGLARYQADLPFAGVLANRVGSLRHAQLLEGSLTEGLRWYGGLSRERGIELPSRHLGLVQASELNDLDARLDAAAEALGASCDATLPPPVAFAAPAPQPCAASLSGVRIGVARDEAFAFTYGANLDLLRDLGAQLAFFSPLHDRELPAVDSLYLPGGYPELHHHALAANAPMCEAIRAHHAQGKPLLAECGGMLYLLDALTDVAGERAKLLGLLPGEATMQKRLAALALQAVELPEGTLRGHTYHHSLTSTELEPIARGLSPNGGRGNEAVYRLGRLTASYVHFYFPSNPDAAAALLRP; encoded by the coding sequence GTGAGTGAAACGCGCAGCTGCCCGGCGGTGCTGATCGCAGCACCTGCCTCTGGCCAGGGCAAGACTACCGTGACTGCAGCCCTTGCCCGCCTGCACCGCAACCTTGGGCGTAAAGTCCAGGTGTTCAAATGCGGCCCTGATTTCCTCGACCCGATGATCCTTGAGCGGGCCAGTGGCGCACCGGTGTACCAGCTCGATCTGTGGATGATTGGTGCCGAAGAAAGCCGTCGACTGCTGTGGCAAGCTGCACAAGAGGCCGACCTGATTCTGATCGAGGGTGTGATGGGTCTGTTCGACGGCACCCCGTCCAGCGCTGATCTGGCCCGCCACTTCGGTGTGCCGGTGCTGGCGGTGATCGATGGCACGGCCATGGCCCAGACCTTCGGCGCCCTGGCCTTGGGCCTGGCGCGTTATCAGGCCGACCTGCCGTTCGCTGGCGTGCTGGCCAACCGGGTCGGTAGCCTGCGCCATGCGCAACTGCTCGAAGGCAGCCTGACCGAGGGCCTGCGCTGGTATGGGGGCTTGTCACGCGAGCGCGGCATCGAGCTGCCCAGCCGCCATCTGGGATTGGTCCAGGCCAGCGAGCTGAACGACCTGGATGCCCGCCTTGACGCTGCCGCCGAAGCCCTCGGCGCCAGCTGCGACGCTACCTTGCCGCCGCCGGTGGCCTTCGCCGCGCCCGCGCCACAACCGTGCGCTGCGTCGCTCAGCGGTGTGCGCATCGGCGTGGCGCGTGACGAAGCGTTCGCCTTTACATACGGCGCCAATCTCGACCTGCTGCGTGATCTGGGCGCACAGCTGGCATTCTTTTCGCCGTTGCATGATCGTGAGTTGCCAGCAGTAGACAGCCTGTACCTGCCAGGAGGCTATCCGGAACTGCATCACCACGCGCTGGCTGCCAATGCGCCGATGTGCGAAGCGATCCGTGCCCATCACGCCCAGGGCAAGCCGTTGCTGGCCGAGTGCGGCGGCATGCTGTACCTGCTCGATGCGCTGACTGATGTTGCTGGCGAGCGTGCCAAGCTGCTCGGCCTGCTGCCAGGCGAGGCGACCATGCAGAAGCGCCTGGCGGCCCTGGCACTGCAAGCCGTGGAACTGCCCGAAGGCACTCTGCGCGGGCACACCTACCACCACTCGCTGACCAGCACCGAGCTGGAGCCGATCGCCCGGGGCCTGAGCCCCAACGGTGGGCGCGGCAACGAAGCGGTGTATCGGCTGGGCAGGCTGACGGCGTCCTACGTGCACTTCTACTTCCCGTCCAACCCTGACGCGGCGGCGGCGCTGTTGCGGCCATGA